The Sesamum indicum cultivar Zhongzhi No. 13 linkage group LG1, S_indicum_v1.0, whole genome shotgun sequence genome includes a window with the following:
- the LOC105171629 gene encoding geraniol 8-hydroxylase-like, with protein sequence MDLLLTTFLLLCFTAWLWLLRVLKPNLGPWKSTKFPPGPNPLPIIGNILELGEKPHQSLAKLSKIYGPLMGLKLGTVTTVVVSSPEIARIVLQKYDQVFCSRQHVDASRALDHHKHSVVWLPVDNAWRKLRKLCKENMFSVQRLDRSQGLRREKLRSLRDYVKECAVNGEAVNIGRAAFTTSLNLMSATLFSMEFATLGSADSSEEFRDIVLGIMTLIGKPNLADYFPLLRLVDPHGILRENTLYFKKCFAIFDEIIRQRQQSSDSSTPKNDMLEALLQINQKNESELSFYDIKHLLLDLFVAGTDTTSSTVEWAMTELLRNPEKMWKARDELRNVVGQKEEIQESDISRLPYLRAVVKETFRLHPAGPLLVPHKADEDVEINSYIVPKNAQVLVNVWAMGRDSSVWPNPDVFMPERFWETETDVHGQHFELLPFGGGRRICVGLPLAYRMVHLMLATLISSFDWKLEEGLKPEEVEMDERFGLTLQKAIPLRAVPTQL encoded by the exons ATGGATCTACTACTCACCACTTTTCTCCTACTCTGTTTTACAGCGTGGCTATGGCTTCTCCGAGTCCTAAAACCCAATCTAGGGCCCTGGAAATCAACCAAGTTCCCACCAGGGCCGAACCCTCTTCCCATAATCGGCAACATTCTCGAGCTCGGCGAGAAACCCCACCAATCTCTCGCCAAACTCTCCAAAATCTACGGGCCTTTGATGGGTCTCAAGCTGGGAACCGTGACAACAGTCGTGGTATCCTCCCCGGAAATCGCCAGGATCGTGCTGCAAAAGTATGACCAAGTTTTCTGCAGCCGGCAGCATGTAGACGCAAGCAGAGCCCTGGATCACCACAAGCACTCCGTCGTCTGGCTGCCAGTTGATAACGCTTGGAGAAAACTCCGTAAACTGTGCAAAGAGAACATGTTTTCCGTTCAGAGGCTTGATCGCAGCCAGGGCCTGCGGAGGGAGAAGTTGCGGAGTTTGCGAGACTATGTGAAAGAATGCGCCGTCAATGGTGAGGCTGTGAATATAGGGAGAGCTGCGTTTACGACGTCGCTTAATCTGATGTCGGCGACTCTTTTTTCAATGGAATTTGCTACGTTGGGTTCCGCTGATTCGTCTGAAGAGTTTAGGGATATCGTGTTGGGAATAATGACTCTCATCGGCAAACCTAATCTTGCTGATTATTTCCCTCTTCTTCGGCTGGTTGATCCACATGGAATCTTGCGGGAGAACACGTTATATTTCAAGAAGTGTTTTGCgatttttgatgaaattatccGTCAAAGGCAACAGAGCAGTGACTCGTCAACGCCAAAAAATGATATGCTGGAAGCGCTTCTTCAAATCAACCAGAAAAATGAGTCTGAACTCAGCTTTTATGACATCAAGCATTTACTTCTG GATCTATTCGTTGCGGGGACAGACACAACATCAAGCACAGTGGAGTGGGCAATGACAGAACTATTGCGCAACCCTGAGAAAATGTGGAAAGCCAGAGACGAGCTAAGAAATGTGGTGGGACAGaaggaagaaatccaagaatCAGACATCTCGCGACTCCCTTATCTTAGAGCAGTTGTGAAAGAAACTTTCAGGCTACATCCCGCAGGTCCTTTATTGGTACCTCACAAGGCCGACGAGGACGTCGAAATCAATAGCTATATAGTCCCGAAAAACGCACAAGTTCTGGTGAACGTGTGGGCTATGGGGAGAGATTCAAGCGTATGGCCGAACCCTGATGTATTCATGCCGGAGAGGTTCTGGGAGACGGAAACTGATGTCCATGGCCAACATTTTGAGCTGCTGCCATTTGGTGGGGGAAGGAGGATTTGCGTGGGGCTGCCCTTAGCCTACCGAATGGTCCATCTCATGCTTGCCACTTTGATAAGCAGCTTTGATTGGAAACTTGAAGAAGGGCTGAAACCTGAAGAAGTAGAAATGGATGAAAGGTTTGGGCTTACTCTGCAGAAGGCCATTCCTCTGAGGGCTGTTCCTACTCAACTTTAA